Genomic DNA from Mauremys mutica isolate MM-2020 ecotype Southern chromosome 13, ASM2049712v1, whole genome shotgun sequence:
AGAGTTTAGCCCTCGCCCCCAACCATGGGCAATCGGCTTATTCCCACGACTCCAGCAATTTCCTGCACTCGTCGGCCAGCTCCCCGGTGTACGTGCCCACCCCCCGGGTGCCCTCCATGCTGCAGACCCTGCCTTACCTGCAAGGCTGCGAGACAGCCCACCAGAGCCACCCCCTGGGCAACCACCCGGGCTGGGCGCAGACCGGCGCCGAGGCCTCCGCCTTCAACCCCAGCAGCCCTCACCCGTCCTCGGGCTTCCCCTACTCGCACAGCCCGCCCGTCAGCAACAGCGCCGGCCGGGAGGGAGCCTACCAGAGCCCGCTGCTCCTGGGCAGCGGGGCCCGCGAGCAGTACGGCAACGCCCTGGTGCGCTCGGTCAATGGATCCTACTCCAGCCCCTACCCGGCCTACGTGAGCCCGGAGATGCCTCCCTCCTGGACCGCGGGGCACTTCGAAAGCAGCGTCCTGCACAGTCTCCAGAGCAGGCAGGCGGCCTTGCCGGGCAGGAGATCCACTTTCGGTAGGTGACCGCCCCGGGCCCCGCTgagcccccttcccagccccccaggagctctcccttcCGGCGGCCCCGGGGTGGGTTTAGCTATTTTTTAAGATGCAAATGGTGTGTAAGGCACCCGCTTCTCCAGCTTCGGTGGGCAGCAGGAGCCGCTCCCGAAAGTGCTGCTAGGAGCCTCGTGGGACCCGAAAACTCACCCCAAAGAGCCCAGCGTGTTAATGCAGGGCCCGGTCCTTGTGCCCAAGCAGCGCCTGACTCTGCCCCGCTGGCATGAATGGGGCTATCTGAGGAGTCAGGTGATGGGAGCAATGAGGCAGGAGAATCTGACCCCTGAGTTTTAAGTGAACCTTAAGGAAAAGATGGTTCTCTAGAAAGACCTCCTGTGTCTTTAGCCCTAGGAAGGGTCCAGTGGTGGAAACAGCTGCCCCCTCCGCTCCCCAGGCCGGAGCTGGGTTGTTGCCACGTGAATGCCAGGGTCTAGATATATATGAAGGGGAAAGAAGACGTTTAGAAAGGAGAGTAGTTTCCCTGGAGGACAGAAAAAAATGGAGGTTGTTTAAACGCCTTGCCTTTTACCCCAAATGATCTCTCCTTTCTACCATATCGACTTCGTGCCTTCGCCTCAATACTTGCCCTTGTGTTTGAATTAGGAGGGCAGATTTATGGCTCCTTCCCTTTTAAGTAATTTATTGTGGTAAATTAGTTTATATTTGAACAGACTCTTGGTCTCCTAATTCGCCTTCACCCAAACAATTCCCCAACTGCATCAATCTGCTGCCTCTGGAGAGACGGTGAAATCTAGTCAGGCGTTGAACAATAAAACCCGCTTCAATTCGTTTTTATCCACACGGAGAGCCCTTTTAAATCAAGTTCCTAGCCAACtttccagcttctccccctctGCTCAATAAATAGGACCAGCTCTGGTTTATAACTCATGGGTCTATTCTTCTCCTAAGATTATGTTTTGAAAAGTACTTTAAAATCCACTTCAGGATCTCATCCTTATCATCTTTACTGCTGTGAATCGAATTATCTTATCTCTCTAGTGAGAACAAAGTAAACTAGGAAAAAACGCCTCCACTCCATGTTTCTTACGAACTTTCCCAAATTGCGGATCCTACTTTCTTCTACTGCACTTTAAACAGATGCTTCCTTATGATTTCTGGGAATCGTTTTGATTTGCCTTTGAAAGTCATGTACaatcttttttttcccactgaatTAGTAGGATCCCCTGATGACTTGAACTGTAACTCTCCAATGCGCCTAAAGCAAATGTTAATTCCATAGAAATCCCCCCAGTTTATAAACTATCCCCTTTTCTGCTGAGAGATGTGGGTTCCTCGCAAAGTCATTCGCTGTGCCCTGCGTTTTGTATGTTGTTGGCCTTCCAAAATGCAGTGTTCAGGAATCTCTTCTcgttatttattttttgctcttaGATCATGTAAGCGAGGGTGAAGTGCCCTAACACAACAAAAAGTCCAAACTTTGATTTTTTAAGGATCGCTTCTTTAAGAAGTTCAAAGAAGGTGAAACCAGGAGTGCATTTTTATTTGGAAAGAAAACAGGCAATTTTCAAACCACGAATAACAGCTTCTTccagatggggagggagggagttatttcaggaaaaaaaatgaggCTTTAAATCAACTTACACTAAGACTGAAATAATAGGGGTTGCTCCGTATCGCCGGCTTGTAAAATAACTGAGGCAAAACTCTACAGCTGGGAGATACACAAAGCTAGTCAGACAAACAAACCCTTTCACTTTCCCTTCTGATTTCTGGAAGAAGGGGGTCAGATCTCACTCTGAAATGTCTAGTCCAGTGCCTCATGAATATATCCTATTTGGGGAGTTAGATGGGGAAGTATACACGTGTACCTATGTGCAAAATCGGTGTGTGTTTGAAACCCAGGTCATTCTTGAGTGTGTGTATTTATAGGTGTGTGTAACAGATGTGCCTGTATGTGGGTATGTACACACACAGCACATTTATTTTATAGCCAACGTTTATTGTACATATATGTTCTATAGCCACATGCAATCAGATGTGTGTGTCTGCAGCCACCTACGATTTCAAACTCCGCCAGCGCTGGTACTGGGAGCTGGAAGATTGACTCGAGAaagctgaccccctccccccccccccttcctcggCGAGTCTGTCATTTGTCAGCTCGAAGCTCTAGGTGTGATTGATACCCACAGGCCAGCATCCCCCGACGTTGTACATCAGCCATAGACATTCCAGCAGGCCTTCCCCAGCCTGCTTGTCGCCACCAGTCAGCAACCAACCCCGTTTGATTGAAATCAGGAAAGTCTTCcagttccctctccccccctccaccctcctcctTTTATCATCTTACAATAACATCATAGCGATCATTTATTTTTACAACCGAGCTGGGCTGCACCCGGCCCGCTTCCAGCCACATGAGAAGCGGTTTCTGGGGAGCCCGCAGGGAAATGAAATCAGATCCATCTTCATTATCGCCCCTGGCCcgggatatttatttatttatttttagaaatcattAAATGATACattaaaaggttaaataaaaaggaaaacgGGGGGCGAGGGCGGAGGCTCCTTTCTCTTTCTTGCCCAGATCGTGGAGACACGGGAGAGGGCTGCTAAAAGCAGGGATGGGGGTTAATTGAACTGGGTCCTGGCTCGCAGGTCCCCTCTGGTGCTTTGCAATGGATCCTCAGCCCAGTGAAGCCATAGGGGAGAGTCCTGCTTCAAAACCCAGGCTCCCACGAGGGTCGGCAGAGACGAACTTGGGCTGATACATTCGCCTGGATTTCTTCCTCGCGCTCCGCTGcggctggagtcaatgggagttttgcagctGACATCCCTGGGTCTGACACCTCTCCAGGGCATGAAAAGTGGGAGCCCGGCTGAGTGATGGGATGAGCAAACCGACCTGGCTATCGGCTGCCATCTCTGCTTAAGCAGAACTCCCCTATTCATAGCCCTGGGACAGGGCCCTCAGCTATTTCCGCCTAGGATTTATTTCATACGGGACAAATCCAGGACAGGTGAGATGAGGAGAAATCTttgaagccagtggcaaaactccctttgacttccacagggccaggatttcacgcgTGGGGTTTTCACCTGCGATCTGGAGGTGGGCAAAACGGTCAGGGACTCCAGTGGGAGTCGTGATAGGGCGGGATCTTCCCTTAACATCTTATTTCTGATCCTTATTTACCGTGGCTCTCAGTCACTCCCCAGGTTCTGTTTCCCTTCTTCCAGCGGAGTTTTTTCTCCTGAGTCGCGGTTTCGGTGGCGCCCTGGTGTGTTATTTTCAGTGGTGATGTTACAACTATTTGCCATGTAGGGATCCTGGTAGGCCAGAGAACAGCTAGGGACACACAGCACAGTCCTTTGCTGGAGCCAGGCGGGACGCCCCGGCGTATCTGACCCGTGGTGTCCCGGGGCTGTTTGCTCCTGCAAAGACTCGTAGGAATTATTCGGGACACCTGAATGCGCAGCAGCCCAGTGCTCTCCCATAGCGTCCCCCAGAGCAATCGGTGCTTAACGGGCCAGGGAATGACGTGTTTTGCCTTTTATTCCTCCGAAGACAAAACGGGGTTCCTTTGAGGACAGGCCCGCTGGCTCTGGGTCGCCTGGGAtcccgggccggggggagggacCCTGTCCGGGGAAGGGGGCGAGCGCCTAACGAGCTGCCTTTGGGTCAGTTTCAGAGTACCTGGAAGAATTCCCCGGGGATGGCAGAGAGTGTGTGAACTGCGGGGCGATGTCCACCCCGCTCTGGAGGAAGGATGGCACCGGGCACTATCTGTGCAACGCCTGCGGGCTCTATCACAAAATGAATGGCATCAACCGACCGCTCATCAAGCCACAGAAGAGGCTGGTAAGGCTGGCAACCCCCAaccgcccctctctgccccctgtgccccgcaCCGCGCTAGGGAAGCGGGGATCTGTGCCCGCGCCAGGCTCTGGCTAGAGGGGGTGGTTCGTGCGCTCCGGGGAGCGGGGGAGAGGCGAGTGAGGTTCTTTCTTCTGGCCCCGGAGATGTTGCAGCTCCGAGGAATCCAGCTGAGACGTGAACTCGTCAGTGTTATCGCAGCAATCTCAGCCCGGTTTGTGCCGTTGGTCGGTGGCGATCGATCACGCCGGATGAGGATGATATTATTGTTCAAGAGTCGTTAGCTGTTATTGGCCGATGTAAATA
This window encodes:
- the GATA5 gene encoding transcription factor GATA-5, encoding MYQSLALAPNHGQSAYSHDSSNFLHSSASSPVYVPTPRVPSMLQTLPYLQGCETAHQSHPLGNHPGWAQTGAEASAFNPSSPHPSSGFPYSHSPPVSNSAGREGAYQSPLLLGSGAREQYGNALVRSVNGSYSSPYPAYVSPEMPPSWTAGHFESSVLHSLQSRQAALPGRRSTFVSEYLEEFPGDGRECVNCGAMSTPLWRKDGTGHYLCNACGLYHKMNGINRPLIKPQKRLSSSRRAGLCCTNCHTTNTTLWRRNAEGEPVCNACGLYMKLHGVPRPLAMKKESIQTRKRKPKNITKGKTSTGSTTSATNSPSSITNSDSTVTLKTEPNVASQYPGQTIVSVSQAQSQSDDTLASGHSEFKFEPEDYAFTSATMTQQSGLSIPLRQDSWCALALA